From a region of the Chitinophaga caseinilytica genome:
- a CDS encoding HAMP domain-containing sensor histidine kinase has translation MKIVDRFTLWFLGVTMLIIPINSFITYQSIKGEIDRAAVERLKHVNIRAAEQLGRGEAIGEFMQGCRIKAAPSDSTMPADFFLISDRDVKHDPNMEDYDRKITVASWHMINGTSYEIISGDYVTRSEQILAGLRTSILWKLVILIGLIVLTARLASRLVLAPFYNTLKKLQHFNLRSRTKLEFKPTRTKEFNELNKFVGKMTDKAVDDYISLKEFSENASHELQTPLAIIRSKLELMSEYNIEGEQAILISDMQNAVDRLTKINKSLVLLARLENNEFASTGVLDISRYARETVNTFCDLVTIKGLTMDYRIEEKVEVKLHTALVDILLNNLLGNAIRHNYPGGHISVELTAKRLVIANTGLEPQGPPEEMFQRFRKGMRCQSSVGIGLSIVKQICDMNSFTIEYRFETGHHIISIDFPATFTSSKLLQNDARSLHEKTQL, from the coding sequence ATGAAGATCGTAGACAGATTTACGTTGTGGTTCCTGGGCGTTACGATGCTGATCATCCCCATCAACAGTTTCATCACTTACCAGAGCATCAAGGGGGAGATCGACCGGGCAGCGGTGGAGCGGCTGAAGCATGTCAACATCCGTGCGGCGGAGCAGCTGGGGCGGGGAGAGGCCATCGGCGAGTTCATGCAGGGCTGCCGGATCAAGGCGGCGCCGTCGGATTCCACCATGCCGGCGGATTTCTTCCTCATTTCCGACCGAGACGTCAAACACGATCCCAATATGGAGGATTACGACCGGAAGATCACCGTGGCGTCGTGGCATATGATCAACGGCACGAGTTATGAAATCATTTCGGGGGATTACGTGACGCGTTCCGAACAGATCCTGGCCGGATTGCGGACCAGTATCCTGTGGAAGCTGGTTATATTGATCGGATTGATCGTGCTCACGGCGCGCCTGGCTTCAAGATTGGTGCTGGCGCCCTTTTACAATACCCTCAAGAAATTGCAGCATTTCAACCTGCGATCGCGCACCAAGCTGGAATTCAAGCCCACCCGCACCAAGGAGTTCAACGAACTGAACAAGTTCGTCGGCAAAATGACCGACAAGGCGGTGGACGACTATATTTCCCTGAAAGAATTTTCCGAGAACGCCTCCCACGAACTGCAAACCCCGCTGGCGATCATCCGCAGCAAGCTGGAGCTCATGTCCGAATACAACATCGAAGGTGAACAGGCCATTCTCATTTCCGACATGCAGAACGCGGTAGACCGGCTCACGAAGATCAACAAGAGCCTCGTGCTGCTGGCGCGCCTGGAAAACAACGAGTTCGCCTCCACCGGGGTGCTCGATATTTCCCGGTACGCCCGGGAAACCGTCAACACCTTCTGCGACCTGGTGACCATCAAGGGGCTGACGATGGACTACCGCATCGAGGAAAAAGTGGAGGTGAAGCTCCATACGGCCCTGGTGGATATTTTGCTGAACAACCTCCTTGGCAACGCCATCCGCCACAATTACCCCGGCGGGCATATTTCCGTGGAGCTGACGGCCAAAAGGCTCGTGATCGCCAATACCGGCCTGGAGCCCCAGGGGCCGCCGGAAGAGATGTTCCAGCGGTTCAGGAAGGGGATGCGGTGCCAGAGCTCTGTGGGCATCGGCCTGTCTATCGTCAAGCAAATATGCGACATGAACAGCTTTACCATTGAATACCGGTTTGAAACCGGTCATCACATAATTTCGATCGATTTTCCTGCCACTTTCACTTCTTCAAAATTGCTTCAGAATGATGCGCGCTCTTTGCATGAGAAAACTCAGCTGTAA
- a CDS encoding protein-disulfide reductase DsbD family protein, with protein sequence MKYIISMISALLLLIGFSTKAQETENAPVHTSAWEFTAEKKAPGEYILKFKALIEPGWKLMAASMGDDEPNSRIVFDSLSDTRVKIQALADASAPLKAKEPMLDNMEIKYFENAAEITATVKYNTDSVKDLRGTVNYFILKGEEILPEEVPFTFTADASGNLAGGAGGLKVNEEAAAGLKRPTIDLANPIMKVGGIGNEGESSVWLIFVLGFLGGLVALVTPCVFPMIPLTVSFFTKSAQDRKSGIFNATMYGFFIFLIYVLFSLPFHIAGKADSAIFNNISTNVWLNLAFFVVFVVFALSFFGLFEITLPSGLASKADSKANKNSLVGIFFMALTLVVVSFSCTGPIMGSLLAGAGSAAGGANGAWMLTAGMAGFGIALALPFALFALFPNWLNSLPKSGGWLTSVKVVLGFVEVALAIKFLSNADLVTHWGILHRETFFLIWIIIFGLTTAYLFGLIKFPHDSPVKKLGKVRIFFGILFGAFTLYLIPGITNTKYARIRLMSGFAPPMSYSWYGHSTATEKGAVEPDIINEYEKGLALAKEKNKPVLLDFTGWACVNCRNMEENVWTDPEVHSLIKDNYILISLYTDDRKKLGENDQFLFKSDEGWSKKIVTIGDKYATFQRVNFINQSQPLYVLITPDERLLTLPVAYTPDIQEYSNWLKAGLEGWKKVSNTAQK encoded by the coding sequence ATGAAGTATATCATTTCGATGATCTCCGCGCTCCTGCTGCTTATCGGCTTCTCCACCAAAGCACAGGAAACGGAAAACGCTCCAGTTCATACATCCGCCTGGGAATTCACCGCCGAAAAAAAGGCGCCCGGAGAATATATCCTGAAATTCAAAGCCTTAATAGAACCGGGTTGGAAACTCATGGCCGCCTCCATGGGCGACGACGAGCCCAACTCCCGCATCGTTTTCGACAGCCTGAGCGACACGCGCGTCAAAATCCAGGCCCTGGCAGACGCTTCCGCGCCCCTCAAGGCCAAGGAGCCCATGCTCGATAACATGGAGATCAAATACTTCGAGAACGCAGCGGAAATCACCGCCACCGTCAAGTATAACACCGACTCCGTGAAAGACCTCCGCGGCACCGTGAACTACTTCATCCTCAAAGGAGAAGAAATCCTCCCGGAAGAGGTACCGTTCACCTTCACCGCAGACGCCTCCGGCAACCTGGCCGGCGGAGCAGGCGGCCTCAAAGTGAACGAAGAAGCCGCCGCCGGCCTCAAACGCCCCACCATCGACCTCGCCAACCCCATCATGAAAGTGGGCGGCATCGGTAACGAAGGCGAATCCAGCGTTTGGCTCATTTTCGTGCTCGGCTTCCTCGGCGGCCTCGTGGCCCTGGTAACACCCTGCGTGTTCCCCATGATCCCGCTCACGGTTTCGTTCTTCACCAAATCGGCGCAAGACCGCAAGTCGGGCATCTTCAACGCTACCATGTACGGGTTCTTCATCTTCCTGATCTACGTACTGTTCAGCCTGCCCTTCCACATCGCCGGCAAAGCCGACTCCGCCATCTTCAACAATATTTCCACCAACGTGTGGCTCAACCTGGCCTTCTTCGTGGTATTCGTGGTATTCGCGCTTTCCTTCTTCGGATTGTTCGAGATCACCCTGCCCAGCGGCCTCGCTTCCAAAGCGGATTCCAAAGCCAACAAGAACAGCCTCGTGGGTATCTTCTTCATGGCCCTCACCCTGGTGGTGGTTTCCTTCTCCTGCACCGGCCCCATCATGGGCTCCCTGCTCGCAGGCGCCGGCTCCGCAGCCGGTGGCGCTAACGGCGCATGGATGCTCACCGCGGGCATGGCCGGTTTCGGCATCGCCCTGGCGTTACCCTTCGCCCTGTTCGCCCTCTTCCCCAACTGGCTGAACTCGCTGCCCAAATCCGGCGGCTGGCTCACCTCGGTGAAAGTAGTGCTCGGCTTCGTGGAAGTAGCCCTCGCCATCAAGTTCCTGTCTAACGCAGACCTCGTTACGCACTGGGGCATCCTCCACCGCGAAACGTTCTTCCTCATCTGGATCATCATCTTCGGTCTCACCACGGCTTACCTGTTCGGTCTGATCAAGTTCCCGCACGACAGTCCCGTTAAAAAACTGGGCAAAGTGCGCATCTTCTTCGGTATCCTTTTCGGTGCGTTCACGCTCTACCTGATCCCCGGCATCACCAACACGAAATACGCCCGCATCCGCCTCATGAGCGGCTTTGCGCCCCCGATGTCTTACAGCTGGTACGGCCATAGCACCGCTACTGAAAAAGGCGCCGTGGAACCCGATATCATCAATGAATACGAAAAAGGGCTCGCGCTCGCCAAAGAAAAGAACAAGCCCGTGCTGCTCGATTTCACCGGCTGGGCCTGCGTGAACTGCCGTAACATGGAGGAAAACGTGTGGACCGATCCCGAGGTACATTCCCTCATCAAAGACAACTACATCCTCATTTCGCTCTACACCGACGATCGCAAGAAACTCGGCGAAAACGATCAGTTCCTCTTCAAATCCGACGAAGGCTGGTCCAAAAAGATCGTGACTATCGGCGATAAATACGCCACCTTCCAACGGGTGAATTTCATTAACCAGTCGCAGCCCCTGTACGTGCTCATCACGCCCGACGAAAGGCTGTTGACGCTCCCCGTGGCCTACACGCCCGACATTCAGGAATACTCCAACTGGCTGAAAGCCGGTCTGGAAGGCTGGAAGAAGGTGAGCAACACCGCGCAGAAATAA
- a CDS encoding anthranilate synthase component I family protein produces MDNNNYRLAGSRAEAILAADAVETLESPAGSAFEKLRRFHDEKPGWLFGHFAYDLKNETEKLESHNPDGIGFPDLSFFRPRYVLRLTVDFLEIAGENLSEADARAIHADLRSQPRIVPAPPVPIISQARLQRADYLEAVRALQDHILKGDCYEVNFCREQYAHAKIQDPAAIFLRLNGLSPAPFAAYYRRGLRYLACSSPERFLRKEGDQLTSQPIKGTVRRAASPEEDEALIQQLRNSPKEQSENVMVVDLVRNDLSRTAVRGSVQVSELFGIYSFPQVHHMISTVTATLDPAFHFTDAIRNAFPMGSMTGAPKVKVMQLIEQYEQTRRGLFSGAVGYITPEGDFDFNVVIRSILYNAEKHYISFQTGSAITFYSNPEKEWEECLLKARALRTALGI; encoded by the coding sequence TTGGACAACAACAATTACCGCCTGGCCGGCTCCCGCGCAGAAGCCATCCTGGCCGCAGATGCCGTGGAAACACTGGAATCCCCCGCCGGCAGCGCGTTCGAAAAGCTGCGCCGCTTCCACGACGAAAAGCCCGGCTGGCTCTTCGGCCACTTCGCCTACGACCTTAAAAACGAGACCGAAAAGCTCGAAAGCCACAACCCTGACGGCATCGGTTTCCCCGACCTTTCGTTCTTCCGGCCCCGCTACGTGCTCCGCCTCACCGTAGATTTCCTCGAAATTGCCGGGGAAAACCTCTCCGAAGCCGACGCCCGCGCCATCCATGCCGATCTCCGCAGCCAACCGCGCATCGTTCCCGCACCGCCCGTTCCCATCATTTCCCAGGCCCGCCTCCAGCGCGCCGATTACCTCGAGGCCGTCCGCGCCCTCCAGGACCATATCCTCAAAGGCGATTGCTACGAAGTCAATTTCTGCCGGGAACAATACGCCCACGCCAAAATCCAGGACCCGGCGGCCATTTTCCTCCGCCTCAACGGCCTCAGTCCAGCCCCCTTCGCCGCCTATTACCGCCGCGGCCTCCGCTACCTGGCCTGCTCCAGCCCGGAACGCTTCCTCCGCAAGGAAGGCGACCAGCTCACCTCGCAGCCCATCAAAGGCACCGTGCGCCGCGCCGCCAGCCCGGAAGAAGACGAAGCCCTCATCCAACAACTCCGCAACAGCCCCAAAGAACAGTCGGAAAACGTGATGGTGGTAGACCTCGTCCGCAACGACCTTTCCCGCACGGCCGTCCGCGGCAGCGTACAGGTGTCTGAGCTTTTCGGGATCTACAGCTTCCCGCAGGTCCACCACATGATCTCCACCGTAACCGCCACCCTCGACCCCGCGTTCCATTTCACCGACGCCATCCGCAACGCCTTTCCCATGGGCTCCATGACCGGCGCGCCGAAAGTGAAGGTGATGCAGCTCATCGAGCAATACGAGCAAACACGGCGGGGCCTGTTTTCAGGAGCCGTCGGCTACATTACGCCCGAGGGCGATTTCGATTTTAATGTGGTGATACGCAGCATTCTGTACAATGCCGAAAAACATTACATCTCCTTCCAGACAGGTTCTGCCATTACATTTTACAGCAACCCGGAAAAAGAGTGGGAGGAATGCCTCCTGAAAGCCCGTGCCCTGCGCACGGCCCTGGGAATTTAA
- a CDS encoding response regulator transcription factor, which produces MKVLLIEDNVELASSISAFLAREGYICEVSYNIRDAQDKLISFQYDCVLLDIMLPDGNGLEILRFMRQERLQSSILILSAKNSLDDKIIGLEEGADDYLTKPFHMPELNARLRAIYRRKTLGGSNIIAFNEITLNIDTFEAWVNGMLLDMTRKEFDLLMYFMVNKNRVLSRQSIAAHLWGDYTDNLNNFDFVYQHVKNIRKKISSANGTDYIGTVYGLGYKFNTSRQ; this is translated from the coding sequence ATGAAAGTGTTGCTGATAGAAGATAATGTGGAGCTGGCAAGCAGCATCTCGGCCTTCCTGGCGCGGGAAGGGTATATCTGTGAAGTGAGCTACAATATCCGCGATGCGCAGGACAAGCTCATTTCCTTTCAGTACGACTGCGTATTGCTCGACATTATGCTGCCCGACGGCAACGGCCTGGAAATTCTCCGGTTCATGCGCCAGGAGCGGCTGCAAAGCAGTATCCTCATCCTTTCCGCCAAAAATTCGCTGGACGACAAGATCATCGGGCTGGAAGAAGGGGCAGACGATTACCTGACCAAGCCCTTCCACATGCCGGAGCTGAACGCCCGCCTCCGGGCTATTTACCGGCGGAAAACACTGGGCGGCAGCAATATTATCGCCTTCAACGAGATCACCCTCAACATCGATACGTTCGAAGCCTGGGTGAACGGTATGTTGCTGGACATGACCCGCAAGGAATTCGACCTCCTCATGTATTTCATGGTCAACAAGAACAGGGTGCTATCGCGCCAGTCGATCGCCGCGCACCTTTGGGGCGATTATACCGACAACCTGAACAACTTCGATTTCGTGTACCAGCATGTGAAAAACATCCGCAAGAAGATCAGTTCCGCCAACGGGACGGATTACATCGGCACGGTGTACGGGCTGGGGTATAAATTCAATACATCCCGACAATAA
- a CDS encoding protein-disulfide reductase DsbD domain-containing protein: MKKLLVAMMLFALPVLAFAQDMNPVKWEFTSKKVNATTYEVHAKATIDRGWHLYAQEAGEGPVPTSFKFAKNPLATAQGKLTEVGKMHKAFDKNFNSELKYYENTVTFVQKVTVKGKAVTKVKGSVEFMVCDDHQCLPPTEVEFAVNVGGK, from the coding sequence ATGAAAAAGTTGCTCGTAGCCATGATGCTCTTCGCGCTGCCGGTATTGGCCTTTGCGCAGGACATGAACCCCGTGAAGTGGGAATTTACTTCCAAAAAAGTGAACGCCACCACGTATGAAGTGCACGCCAAAGCCACTATCGACCGCGGCTGGCACCTCTACGCACAGGAAGCCGGCGAAGGCCCCGTGCCCACCAGCTTCAAATTCGCGAAGAACCCCCTCGCCACCGCGCAGGGCAAACTGACCGAAGTGGGTAAAATGCACAAAGCATTCGACAAGAACTTCAACTCCGAGCTGAAATACTACGAAAACACCGTGACCTTCGTACAGAAAGTTACCGTAAAAGGTAAAGCTGTCACCAAAGTGAAAGGCTCCGTTGAATTCATGGTATGCGACGATCACCAGTGCCTTCCCCCTACAGAAGTGGAATTCGCCGTGAACGTGGGAGGCAAATAA
- the purQ gene encoding phosphoribosylformylglycinamidine synthase I, translated as MIDALRNDLNQEVISLWHKDKDLSMFGTEDCILLPGGFSYGDYLRCGAIAKFSPMMQSVVEFANKGGRVIGVCNGFQILCEAGLLPGALLKNENQQFVCKNVFIKSENTQASLTKEVTGRPLMIPVAHGEGRYYADEATLEGLFANNQVIFRYCDEFGNIVDSANPNGAIRNIAGICNKERNVFGMMPHPERATSEILGNRDGQLIFQSLINNN; from the coding sequence ATGATCGATGCGCTGCGCAACGATTTGAACCAGGAAGTGATCAGCCTTTGGCACAAAGACAAGGACTTGAGCATGTTCGGCACGGAAGACTGCATTTTGCTGCCGGGCGGTTTTTCTTACGGTGATTACCTGCGTTGCGGGGCCATCGCCAAGTTCAGCCCCATGATGCAGAGCGTGGTGGAGTTTGCCAACAAAGGCGGTCGTGTGATCGGCGTATGCAACGGCTTCCAGATCCTGTGCGAAGCGGGCCTGCTCCCGGGCGCATTGCTGAAAAACGAAAACCAGCAGTTCGTTTGCAAGAACGTATTCATCAAAAGCGAAAACACGCAAGCTTCTTTGACTAAAGAGGTGACGGGTCGCCCGCTGATGATCCCTGTTGCGCATGGCGAGGGTCGTTACTATGCAGACGAAGCCACTCTGGAAGGCCTTTTCGCGAATAACCAGGTGATTTTCCGGTACTGCGACGAGTTTGGCAACATTGTTGATTCTGCTAACCCGAACGGCGCCATCCGAAACATTGCTGGAATTTGCAACAAGGAAAGAAACGTTTTCGGAATGATGCCGCACCCCGAGCGCGCCACCAGCGAAATACTGGGCAACCGCGACGGCCAGCTGATTTTCCAAAGCCTGATAAATAATAACTAG
- a CDS encoding TIGR01777 family oxidoreductase: MMDTVLITGGSGLVGRALTDFLLERGYRVIVYTRKMRPSPHPNLRFALWDPSRQTLDAAALQEADQIVHLAGANVADKRWTESRKQEILDSRVQSAQLLFDQLSRIPNKVRTFVSASATGYYGEFQGNNFLETDPPATDYLGKTCVAWENAVQQMSTLGKKVIILRTGIVLSNHGGALKEFIKPVRLGFATVMGSGQQFISWIHLQDLVRLYHNALSNDQLTGIYNAVSPFPITNQELVTQLARAVKGKSFVTVHVPAFALKLAMGEMSVEVLKSVKASSAKIQSTGFQFSYPRIPDALAQLVTSGD, from the coding sequence ATGATGGACACGGTTTTGATAACAGGCGGCTCCGGCCTGGTAGGCAGGGCGTTAACGGATTTTCTCCTTGAGCGGGGGTATCGCGTGATCGTCTATACGCGGAAGATGCGCCCTTCCCCTCACCCGAACCTCCGTTTCGCGCTGTGGGACCCATCCCGCCAAACGCTGGATGCGGCCGCCCTGCAGGAAGCCGACCAGATCGTCCATCTCGCCGGGGCCAACGTGGCCGACAAGCGGTGGACCGAATCCCGCAAGCAGGAGATCCTCGACAGCCGCGTGCAGAGCGCGCAGCTTTTGTTCGACCAGCTATCGCGTATTCCCAACAAAGTCAGGACTTTCGTGAGCGCCTCCGCCACGGGGTACTACGGCGAATTCCAGGGCAATAACTTCCTCGAAACCGATCCTCCCGCCACCGATTACCTCGGCAAAACCTGCGTGGCCTGGGAAAACGCCGTGCAGCAAATGTCGACCCTCGGCAAAAAGGTCATCATCCTCCGCACGGGCATCGTTTTGTCCAACCACGGCGGCGCGCTGAAGGAATTTATCAAGCCCGTGCGCCTCGGTTTCGCCACGGTCATGGGCAGCGGCCAGCAGTTCATTTCCTGGATCCATCTGCAGGATCTCGTCCGCCTATACCACAACGCCCTGTCCAACGATCAGCTGACGGGCATCTACAACGCCGTTTCCCCCTTCCCTATCACCAACCAGGAGCTGGTTACCCAGCTGGCACGGGCGGTAAAGGGCAAGAGCTTCGTAACGGTGCACGTGCCCGCATTCGCGCTGAAACTGGCGATGGGCGAAATGAGCGTGGAGGTCCTCAAAAGCGTGAAAGCTTCTTCGGCGAAAATCCAGTCTACCGGCTTCCAGTTTTCCTACCCCCGCATCCCCGACGCGCTGGCGCAACTGGTTACCTCCGGCGATTAA
- a CDS encoding TolC family protein has translation MTSRYPVHLLLSVILLTGFTSARAQVLTLKDAVQTALNNYGSIKAKANYVNASKASAEQARRDYLPNFSVSAQQDYGTINGQNGPLYGFGGLGVASSGMAMPEQNWNAAFGALYLANMNWEFFAFGRMKEKIKAAQQLAHRDERDWQQEQFRHEVKVAGAYLNLLAAQRLSAAWERNLERADTFRSVVTRRAKNGLIAGVDSSLANAEVASARISLTRSRDVEQEQANLLAQLMGLAPQPFVLDSFILTRLPVVVTDTVAMRTDAHPILQFYQSRIQLSQEQEKYIRTLQYPAFSVFSIIQTRGSGFQAEYITDHTAFTHNYWDGVKPTRTNYLLGLGVTWNLTNILRVNKQLGAQAYTSKALQNEMEVVDQQLKAQLSLADTKMKNALDTYREALVQIKSASDAYLQKTVMYKNGLSTLVDVTQALYTLNRAETDRDVAYSNVWQALLLKSAAAGDFGLFINEF, from the coding sequence ATGACTTCACGCTATCCTGTTCATCTGCTGTTGTCTGTTATCCTTCTCACCGGTTTCACCAGCGCCCGCGCGCAGGTGCTTACCCTGAAAGATGCTGTACAAACGGCACTGAACAACTACGGTTCCATCAAGGCGAAAGCCAACTACGTCAACGCCTCCAAAGCCTCTGCAGAACAGGCGCGCCGGGATTATCTGCCCAACTTCAGCGTGTCTGCCCAGCAAGACTATGGTACCATCAACGGACAGAACGGTCCGCTGTACGGTTTCGGCGGTCTGGGCGTAGCTTCTTCCGGTATGGCCATGCCGGAGCAAAACTGGAACGCCGCTTTCGGGGCGCTCTACCTGGCCAACATGAACTGGGAATTTTTCGCTTTCGGCAGGATGAAGGAAAAGATCAAAGCCGCACAGCAGCTCGCGCACCGCGACGAGCGCGACTGGCAGCAGGAGCAGTTCCGTCACGAAGTGAAAGTGGCCGGCGCCTATCTTAACCTGTTGGCCGCCCAGCGCCTCAGCGCCGCCTGGGAGCGCAACCTCGAGCGGGCGGATACTTTCCGCTCCGTGGTAACGCGCCGCGCCAAGAACGGCCTCATAGCCGGGGTGGATTCTTCTCTCGCCAATGCCGAAGTGGCCAGCGCCCGCATTTCCCTCACCCGCTCGCGCGACGTGGAGCAGGAACAGGCCAACCTGCTCGCGCAGCTCATGGGCCTCGCGCCCCAGCCGTTCGTCCTCGATTCTTTCATCCTCACCCGCTTGCCGGTGGTGGTGACAGACACCGTGGCCATGCGGACAGACGCGCATCCCATCCTTCAATTTTACCAAAGCCGCATCCAGCTGAGCCAGGAGCAGGAAAAGTACATCCGTACCCTGCAATATCCCGCGTTCAGCGTTTTCAGCATTATCCAGACCCGCGGCTCCGGGTTCCAGGCGGAATACATCACCGACCACACTGCTTTCACGCATAATTACTGGGACGGCGTGAAGCCCACCCGCACCAACTACCTGCTGGGCCTGGGCGTCACCTGGAACCTGACCAATATTTTGCGGGTGAACAAGCAACTCGGCGCACAGGCGTACACGTCCAAAGCATTGCAAAATGAAATGGAAGTGGTAGACCAGCAACTGAAAGCGCAATTGTCGCTCGCGGATACCAAAATGAAAAACGCGCTGGATACTTACCGCGAGGCCCTCGTGCAGATCAAATCCGCGTCTGACGCCTATCTCCAGAAAACCGTGATGTACAAAAACGGGCTGAGCACGCTGGTAGACGTCACCCAGGCGCTGTATACCCTCAACCGTGCGGAGACCGACCGCGACGTGGCGTACAGCAACGTCTGGCAGGCGCTGCTGCTGAAATCGGCGGCCGCAGGGGATTTCGGATTATTTATCAACGAATTTTAA